A single bacterium DNA region contains:
- the thiS gene encoding sulfur carrier protein ThiS codes for METAKIRVNGEERPLAESSTIASYLEALGLDPRAVAVEHNGAIVRRPAYATTPLGDGDTLEIVRFVQGG; via the coding sequence ATGGAAACCGCGAAGATCCGCGTCAACGGCGAGGAACGGCCTCTTGCGGAGAGCTCGACGATCGCGTCCTACCTGGAGGCGCTGGGCCTGGATCCGCGCGCCGTCGCCGTCGAGCACAACGGCGCGATCGTCCGCCGCCCCGCCTACGCCACGACTCCGCTCGGCGACGGCGACACGCTCGAGATCGTGCGCTTCGTCCAGGGCGGCTAG